In Lysinibacillus sp. FSL M8-0337, the following proteins share a genomic window:
- the lpdA gene encoding dihydrolipoyl dehydrogenase — protein sequence MKQFDIAIIGAGPGGYVAAIHAAKSGMKVALVERDKVGGACYNVGCIPSKILLEHSKLVQEIQRGNDWGIETPALNVNFPRLMQRKNAVIQELLENIEHFIVSNHITFYRGEAMVAADLTVTVNQETFLAKDIILATGSKPFVPPFKGLESATYYTTDTFFDIEELPQQLTIIGGGVIAVEMAFSLAPLGTKVRMLNHSEDILQTEEPDARPIIREKMKKLGIELITDFQFEHFNGNEIHTSKGIYTYEHLLFATGRRPNTETAQQLGLDFDGRLIAVNKHYETSQPHIYAIGDLVGGYQLAHAASAEGIYVVDHILGAKRTLIDQELIPRCVYTHPEIATFGLLEDQVEQAYTVIKLPINTNSKALMEGNDEGFVKLIATKEEGYILGACVVADGATEMLNAILATKNAGGTVKVLADMIFPHPTVSEHIGDAAKAVFGKAIHQ from the coding sequence GTGAAACAATTTGATATTGCAATAATTGGTGCAGGTCCAGGGGGATACGTTGCAGCCATTCATGCAGCTAAAAGTGGGATGAAAGTAGCTTTAGTAGAGCGTGATAAAGTGGGAGGAGCTTGCTATAATGTTGGCTGTATTCCATCGAAAATTTTGTTAGAACATAGTAAGCTCGTGCAGGAGATACAACGAGGCAATGATTGGGGCATTGAAACGCCAGCTTTGAATGTGAATTTCCCACGCTTAATGCAGCGTAAAAATGCTGTTATCCAGGAGCTTTTAGAAAATATTGAACACTTTATCGTGAGCAATCACATTACATTTTATCGTGGTGAGGCGATGGTTGCTGCCGATTTAACGGTAACAGTAAATCAAGAGACCTTTTTAGCGAAGGACATAATTTTAGCAACTGGTAGTAAGCCATTTGTGCCACCATTTAAAGGCTTAGAAAGCGCAACTTATTATACAACGGATACTTTTTTCGATATAGAAGAACTTCCACAGCAGCTAACGATTATCGGTGGTGGTGTTATTGCAGTGGAAATGGCATTTAGCTTGGCACCACTCGGAACGAAAGTAAGAATGTTGAATCATAGTGAAGATATTTTACAGACAGAAGAACCTGATGCTCGACCAATAATTCGAGAAAAGATGAAAAAACTTGGTATTGAGCTTATTACCGATTTCCAATTTGAGCATTTTAATGGAAATGAAATTCATACATCTAAAGGAATTTATACATACGAGCACTTATTATTTGCTACAGGGCGCCGCCCAAATACGGAAACTGCCCAGCAGCTTGGACTTGATTTTGATGGTCGATTAATTGCTGTAAATAAGCATTATGAAACGAGTCAACCACATATTTATGCCATTGGTGACTTAGTTGGAGGCTACCAGCTAGCTCATGCTGCTAGTGCAGAGGGTATCTATGTTGTAGACCATATTTTAGGGGCAAAACGCACATTGATTGACCAAGAACTAATTCCTCGTTGCGTCTATACACATCCTGAAATTGCGACATTCGGCTTGCTAGAAGATCAAGTTGAACAAGCGTATACTGTGATAAAACTGCCGATTAACACTAATTCAAAAGCGTTAATGGAGGGCAATGACGAAGGCTTTGTTAAGCTTATTGCAACGAAAGAGGAAGGGTATATTTTAGGAGCGTGTGTGGTAGCTGATGGTGCGACCGAAATGCTCAACGCCATTTTAGCGACGAAAAATGCTGGAGGTACAGTAAAAGTATTGGCAGACATGATATTTCCTCATCCAACAGTATCGGAGCATATTGGTGATGCCGCAAAAGCTGTATTTGGGAAAGCGATACATCAATAA
- a CDS encoding aldehyde dehydrogenase codes for MNFTPQDVENMITEQRQFYFSRATKDVKFRKEQLIKLKKTILKYEKEILNALYLDLRKSEFEAYATEIGIVLESISYMVKNLEEWMKPETVKTPIQLQMGKSFIVREPYGVTLIIGPFNYPFQLVIEPLIGAIIGGNTAIVKPSETSVHTANIVKKIIEETFEPSYIRVVEGEKEEVNALIHASFDYIFFTGSVAVGKVVAKVAAERLTPIALELGGKSPAIVDQTANLEVAAKRIAWGKFTNTGQTCVAPDYLLVHKDVYDRFMKLLKDTIRSFYGKNALKSPDYGRIVNLRQFDRLQQILVEERDTITYGGRTDRDDLYIEPTIIEYVKWSSPSMQDELFGPILPVMVYDDLRLAIHQIRQLPKPLAAYFFSEHEKAIQYFLDELPFGGGCINDTVTHVGNQHLPFGGVGPSGVNAYHGKASFENFTHPKSILKKSSKLETNVLFPPYKQKVKLVRTIMK; via the coding sequence ATGAATTTTACGCCACAAGATGTTGAAAATATGATTACAGAGCAGCGTCAATTTTATTTTTCTCGCGCTACAAAAGATGTAAAGTTTCGCAAAGAACAATTAATAAAACTAAAGAAAACTATTTTAAAGTATGAAAAAGAAATTTTAAATGCATTGTATTTAGACTTAAGAAAAAGCGAGTTTGAGGCATATGCAACAGAAATAGGTATTGTCCTTGAAAGTATTTCTTATATGGTGAAAAATCTGGAAGAGTGGATGAAGCCTGAAACAGTTAAAACTCCGATTCAACTTCAAATGGGGAAAAGTTTTATTGTTCGAGAGCCGTATGGCGTCACATTAATTATCGGGCCTTTTAATTATCCATTTCAGCTAGTTATTGAGCCTCTCATTGGCGCAATTATAGGTGGCAATACGGCTATTGTAAAACCATCAGAAACGTCTGTGCATACCGCTAATATTGTGAAAAAAATCATTGAAGAAACATTCGAGCCTTCCTATATTCGTGTTGTAGAAGGAGAAAAGGAAGAAGTGAACGCACTGATTCACGCTTCATTTGACTATATATTCTTTACTGGCAGTGTAGCGGTCGGTAAAGTAGTGGCAAAGGTGGCAGCTGAACGATTAACGCCGATTGCACTTGAACTTGGTGGTAAGAGCCCAGCCATTGTTGACCAAACGGCTAATTTGGAAGTGGCTGCTAAACGTATTGCATGGGGGAAATTCACAAATACTGGTCAAACTTGTGTAGCACCAGACTATTTACTTGTCCATAAAGACGTTTATGATCGATTTATGAAGTTGTTAAAGGATACGATTCGTTCTTTCTACGGAAAAAATGCGCTCAAAAGCCCTGATTACGGTCGCATTGTGAATTTAAGACAATTTGATCGGCTTCAACAAATTTTAGTAGAGGAACGAGACACAATTACATATGGTGGCCGAACAGATCGTGATGACTTATATATTGAGCCAACCATTATTGAATATGTCAAGTGGTCAAGTCCGTCAATGCAAGATGAGCTTTTTGGACCGATTTTACCAGTTATGGTATACGATGATTTGCGTCTTGCTATTCATCAAATTCGTCAACTTCCCAAGCCTTTAGCGGCATATTTTTTCTCAGAACATGAAAAAGCGATTCAATACTTTTTAGATGAGTTGCCATTTGGTGGTGGCTGTATAAATGATACGGTAACTCATGTAGGAAATCAGCATTTGCCATTTGGAGGGGTTGGTCCTTCAGGGGTGAATGCATATCATGGCAAGGCAAGCTTTGAAAATTTTACACATCCAAAATCAATATTAAAAAAATCTTCAAAGCTGGAAACGAATGTTCTTTTTCCGCCATATAAACAAAAGGTTAAGCTTGTTCGTACGATCATGAAGTAA
- the ssuE gene encoding NADPH-dependent FMN reductase produces MTNVVIINGSNTRNSRVTAIQEKVERFFTAHSVTIHTNYVHELPADALITANYANDDIIAENKKVEEADIVVVLTPIYKASYTGILKTYLDLLPQKALVGKTVLPIAVGGSIGHLLALEYALKPILAVLGATNIAHSVYIVDKQIIRLENGNFAIEDDANNRLEAELNKLQNIVAIN; encoded by the coding sequence ATGACAAATGTAGTGATTATCAATGGTAGCAATACAAGGAATTCACGTGTAACGGCCATTCAAGAAAAGGTTGAGCGATTTTTTACCGCGCATAGTGTAACAATACACACAAATTATGTACATGAGCTGCCTGCTGATGCGTTAATAACAGCAAACTACGCAAACGATGACATTATAGCGGAAAATAAAAAGGTTGAGGAGGCAGATATTGTAGTCGTTTTAACACCGATTTATAAAGCATCATATACAGGCATCTTAAAAACCTATTTAGATTTATTGCCACAAAAAGCATTGGTTGGGAAAACGGTTTTACCAATAGCAGTTGGTGGTTCAATTGGCCATTTACTAGCGTTAGAATATGCTCTTAAGCCTATATTGGCAGTATTAGGTGCAACAAATATTGCCCATTCCGTATATATTGTCGATAAACAAATTATTCGTCTAGAAAATGGGAACTTTGCCATTGAGGATGATGCAAATAATCGACTAGAAGCTGAACTTAATAAATTACAAAACATTGTAGCGATTAATTAA
- a CDS encoding ATP-binding protein — MELLRMRNEIVLLFYVTAIFAYSVLIMLNIYSSLEVLIGMMFILFLPLLAGKVFNIKPVAMQWVIIISGNMAILYPNIISFSLPNFISFIFFILLITIYQSIKLNTLISIISLLEIIALSFYHRISTDSIGHSQYIETFIFVVLLLTIIGWIQSRHLQHFWYRLNEINSQKKQELLSQEAYLHLFFQHANDCIAVFSLDNRIIDVNPAFEEVYGWTRAECVGKSIPLVPPENVLEAEQRYASLLEGKSFKLIETQDMRKDGTVFDVEISLSPIYDRTNKMIAVSAISRDISYKKVNEQLLLQSEKLKLAGEIAAGVAHEIRNPMAVISGFVQMMSTEKDSTCYAYTEIIQSEIERINLIIGEFLVLSKPHVEQLKVVSIDEVINNISQLFHLEFQKHNITFSMHIVSDNNRILANENQLKQVFINIIKNAIEAIEAHTANGEIIIYIAKDAEGLNMVTITDNGVGMSEALIKRIYEPFYTTKSTGTGLGMLITNKIIQEHGGTIAIESKINCGTTIKIKLPQAEN, encoded by the coding sequence ATGGAATTATTACGTATGCGTAATGAAATTGTTTTGCTATTTTATGTGACAGCGATTTTTGCCTATAGCGTGCTCATTATGCTCAATATTTATAGTAGCCTCGAGGTACTAATTGGTATGATGTTCATTTTGTTTCTACCGTTATTAGCCGGAAAAGTTTTTAACATTAAACCAGTAGCAATGCAGTGGGTAATCATTATATCCGGGAATATGGCTATCCTATATCCTAATATCATTAGCTTTTCCTTACCTAATTTTATTTCCTTTATTTTCTTTATATTATTAATAACGATTTATCAATCGATAAAACTAAATACCCTTATTAGTATTATTTCTTTACTGGAAATTATAGCGCTATCTTTTTATCACCGTATTTCTACTGATTCCATTGGGCATTCTCAGTATATCGAAACCTTTATTTTCGTTGTATTGTTACTTACGATTATTGGTTGGATTCAATCTCGCCATTTACAACATTTTTGGTATAGACTCAATGAAATAAACTCACAAAAAAAACAAGAGTTGTTGTCACAAGAAGCCTATTTGCATTTATTTTTTCAGCATGCAAATGATTGCATCGCGGTTTTTAGTTTAGATAATCGTATCATTGATGTAAACCCTGCCTTTGAAGAAGTATACGGTTGGACAAGAGCAGAATGTGTTGGTAAATCCATCCCTCTCGTTCCTCCAGAAAATGTTTTAGAGGCGGAACAACGCTATGCAAGTTTATTAGAAGGAAAAAGCTTTAAGCTGATAGAAACACAGGATATGCGAAAGGATGGTACGGTTTTTGATGTAGAAATTTCACTTTCACCTATTTATGATCGTACAAATAAAATGATTGCGGTATCTGCTATTTCACGTGATATATCTTATAAAAAGGTCAATGAACAACTTTTACTACAATCAGAAAAGCTTAAATTAGCAGGTGAAATCGCTGCAGGGGTGGCGCATGAAATCCGCAATCCTATGGCCGTTATCTCTGGTTTTGTACAAATGATGAGTACGGAAAAAGACTCCACATGTTACGCTTATACGGAAATCATTCAATCTGAAATCGAGCGGATTAACTTAATTATTGGCGAATTTTTAGTGCTGTCAAAACCTCATGTCGAACAATTAAAAGTTGTATCAATTGATGAAGTCATCAATAACATTAGCCAATTGTTTCACCTTGAATTCCAAAAACATAACATCACTTTTTCAATGCACATCGTCAGTGATAATAATCGAATCCTTGCTAATGAAAATCAGCTAAAACAAGTATTCATCAATATTATTAAAAATGCCATTGAAGCGATTGAGGCGCATACAGCAAATGGAGAAATTATTATTTACATTGCTAAAGATGCTGAAGGTTTGAATATGGTGACAATTACAGATAATGGGGTAGGAATGTCAGAGGCATTGATTAAACGTATTTATGAGCCCTTTTATACAACTAAATCCACAGGAACTGGGCTTGGTATGCTCATTACAAACAAGATTATTCAGGAACATGGTGGAACTATTGCGATTGAAAGCAAAATTAACTGCGGAACAACGATTAAAATAAAACTGCCACAAGCAGAAAACTAA
- a CDS encoding polysaccharide deacetylase family protein — translation MKCIRKIIIFFVVLVCFFIATSDEAFATQATKFYESSNAKGVTVINYHSFGDYKEIANINITEKLFREQLKMLKDNGYTTITEEQLVAYLQGHGRIPEKSVFLTIDDGYESVYKIAYPILKEMGMQATLFVIANDVEIGFRKNVPMANWQQIKEMSDSGIIHIGNHTYDLHWRGKNDTAKHEAMILNQKKNGEPLTNEERRRYIQEDVTKAHQLIEKYTGKAPKSFAYPYGVYDRIAEKAVKEAGYTIDYSTQGGYNLFGQGTVHIKRIDSSNRVSANELKKILQKYLTQAEQQYYHRDIQVEAKVAANKVMLKAWLKSDMNKGKLHAKEARFELYKMVNGERQLQRNFGSYRVAASTNARAMSTEENISNYEAGGYSVKTILIKQDGSKEVFWINFNK, via the coding sequence ATGAAGTGCATAAGGAAAATAATAATATTTTTTGTTGTGCTTGTCTGCTTCTTCATAGCTACATCAGATGAGGCTTTTGCAACACAGGCGACAAAATTTTACGAATCTAGTAATGCCAAAGGTGTTACAGTCATTAACTATCATTCGTTTGGGGATTACAAGGAAATAGCAAATATTAATATTACAGAAAAGCTCTTTCGTGAGCAACTGAAGATGCTAAAGGATAATGGCTATACAACAATTACGGAGGAGCAGCTTGTCGCTTATTTACAAGGCCACGGTCGTATCCCAGAGAAATCTGTATTTTTAACGATAGATGATGGCTATGAAAGCGTTTATAAGATAGCTTATCCTATTTTAAAAGAAATGGGCATGCAAGCAACATTATTTGTTATTGCCAATGACGTAGAAATAGGCTTCAGAAAAAATGTACCAATGGCGAATTGGCAGCAAATTAAGGAAATGTCCGACTCTGGCATTATTCATATCGGCAACCATACATATGATTTACATTGGCGTGGTAAAAATGACACAGCAAAACATGAGGCCATGATACTTAATCAAAAGAAAAATGGAGAGCCCCTTACAAATGAGGAGCGTCGACGATACATTCAAGAGGATGTTACAAAGGCGCATCAATTAATCGAAAAATATACAGGGAAAGCACCAAAATCCTTTGCTTACCCATATGGTGTGTATGATCGAATTGCAGAGAAAGCTGTAAAAGAAGCGGGTTATACAATCGATTATTCTACACAAGGTGGTTATAATCTATTTGGTCAAGGAACCGTCCATATTAAACGAATTGATTCTAGCAATCGTGTATCGGCAAATGAGTTAAAAAAGATTTTACAAAAATATTTAACACAGGCAGAACAACAATATTATCACCGAGATATTCAAGTGGAGGCAAAAGTTGCAGCAAATAAAGTTATGCTAAAAGCTTGGTTGAAAAGTGATATGAATAAAGGCAAGCTCCATGCTAAAGAAGCGCGTTTTGAGCTTTATAAAATGGTAAATGGAGAACGTCAACTTCAGCGTAACTTTGGCAGTTACAGAGTGGCAGCAAGCACGAATGCACGAGCAATGTCAACAGAAGAAAATATTTCAAATTACGAAGCGGGAGGTTATTCTGTTAAAACAATTCTTATTAAGCAAGACGGAAGTAAAGAAGTTTTCTGGATTAATTTTAATAAATAG
- a CDS encoding UDP-N-acetylmuramoyl-L-alanyl-D-glutamate--2,6-diaminopimelate ligase yields the protein MYAEELLSALPLKKIIGVLPDQVTDIVIDSRSVQPNSMFVCIKGYTVDGHNYAQKAVEGGATIVVTERELPLADAIAQVIVKDTDRAVGLLAAKFFDYPSKDMTMIGVTGTNGKTSVTGIIQNIMHGMGEKSALSGTIGFNLNGILYESANTTSDALSTQQMIFRAKMEGCRLMTMEVSSHGLALGRLAGVDYDVAIFTNLTHDHLDFHGTMEEYGNAKGLLFSQLGQDLEKNKFVVLNADDAWSERYAAMTPFPVWTYGLNNETADFRAINCEYHDYMTSFDVIMPEGIFPVKMHLLGEFNIYNVLAAMVAFYGRGYSMDTIIEQIEQLPPVKGRMEKVCSDLPVQIFVDYAHTPDAIEKAIAAATPYKKGKLIFLVGTGGNRDKSKRPAMAEKASAADYVILTTDDPRYEDYDSITGDLAKGMLHKNYACIGDRAEAVRHAIEVAEPGDMIIFAGKGHEDYQIIENTKYPHSDAEIAIKAGQLKFV from the coding sequence ATGTATGCAGAGGAATTGTTAAGTGCATTACCTTTGAAAAAAATAATTGGCGTGTTACCAGACCAAGTGACGGATATTGTGATTGATTCTCGAAGTGTGCAGCCGAACAGCATGTTTGTTTGTATTAAAGGGTACACAGTAGATGGCCATAATTATGCACAAAAAGCTGTTGAGGGTGGTGCAACAATTGTTGTTACGGAACGTGAACTACCATTAGCAGACGCAATTGCACAAGTTATTGTGAAGGATACAGATCGTGCAGTTGGTTTGTTGGCTGCTAAGTTTTTTGACTATCCTTCAAAGGATATGACAATGATTGGTGTAACAGGGACAAATGGTAAAACATCTGTAACAGGTATTATTCAAAATATAATGCACGGCATGGGCGAGAAATCTGCACTATCAGGTACTATAGGCTTTAATTTAAATGGTATTTTATATGAATCTGCAAATACTACGAGCGATGCATTATCGACACAACAAATGATTTTTCGTGCGAAAATGGAAGGCTGTCGTTTAATGACAATGGAGGTATCATCACATGGATTAGCACTTGGCCGTTTGGCAGGTGTCGATTATGATGTTGCTATTTTTACGAATCTTACACATGATCATCTTGATTTCCATGGTACGATGGAGGAATATGGGAATGCAAAAGGCTTATTATTCTCTCAACTTGGACAAGATTTAGAAAAAAATAAATTTGTGGTGTTAAATGCTGATGATGCTTGGTCAGAACGCTATGCTGCAATGACGCCATTCCCAGTATGGACTTACGGATTAAACAATGAGACAGCAGATTTTCGTGCCATAAACTGTGAATACCATGATTACATGACTTCATTCGATGTCATTATGCCTGAAGGGATCTTCCCTGTTAAAATGCATTTACTAGGTGAGTTCAATATTTACAATGTTCTTGCTGCGATGGTTGCTTTTTATGGCAGAGGCTATTCAATGGATACGATTATTGAACAAATAGAGCAACTACCACCAGTTAAAGGACGTATGGAAAAAGTCTGCTCCGATTTACCGGTGCAAATTTTTGTCGATTATGCACACACACCGGATGCGATTGAAAAGGCTATTGCAGCAGCTACGCCTTATAAAAAAGGTAAGCTTATTTTCTTAGTGGGTACAGGTGGTAATCGCGATAAATCAAAGCGTCCTGCAATGGCTGAAAAGGCATCAGCAGCAGATTATGTGATCTTAACGACAGATGATCCACGTTATGAGGATTACGATAGTATAACAGGTGATCTTGCAAAAGGAATGTTGCATAAAAATTATGCATGTATCGGAGATAGAGCAGAAGCAGTGCGACATGCAATAGAAGTAGCTGAACCTGGGGATATGATTATTTTTGCTGGTAAAGGCCATGAAGATTATCAAATTATTGAAAATACGAAATATCCACATAGTGATGCTGAAATTGCGATTAAGGCTGGACAATTGAAATTTGTATAA